In Chlorocebus sabaeus isolate Y175 chromosome 11, mChlSab1.0.hap1, whole genome shotgun sequence, one DNA window encodes the following:
- the APOBEC1 gene encoding C->U-editing enzyme APOBEC-1 isoform X3, whose translation MSRKIWRSSGKNTTNHVEVNFIEKLTSERRFHSSVSCSVTWFLSWSPCWECSQAIREFLSQHPGVTLVIYVARLFWHTDQQNRQGLRDLVNSGVTIQIMRASEYYHCWRNFVNYPPGEEAHWPRYPPLWMMLYALELHCIILSLPPCLKISRRWQNHLTFFRLHLQNCHYQTIPPHILLATGLIQPSVTWR comes from the exons ATGAGCCGGAAGATCTGGCGAAGCTCAGGCAAAAACACCACCAATCACGTGGAagttaattttatagaaaaattgacGTCAGAAAGACGTTTTCACTCATCCGTCAGCTGCTCCGTCACCTGGTTCTTGTCCTGGAGTCCCTGCTGGGAGTGCTCCCAGGCGATTAGAGAGTTTTTGAGTCAGCACCCTGGTGTGACTCTGGTGATCTATGTAGCACGGCTTTTTTGGCATACGGATCAACAAAATCGACAAGGTCTCAGGGACCTCGTTAACAGTGGAGTAACTATTCAGATTATGAGAGCATCAG AGTATTATCACTGCTGGAGGAATTTTGTCAACTACCCACCTGGGGAAGAAGCTCACTGGCCACGATATCCACCTCTGTGGATGATGTTGTATGCACTGGAGCTGCACTGCATAATTCTA AGTCTTCCACCCTGTTTGAAGATTTCAAGAAGATGGCAAAATCATCTTACATTTTTCAGACTGCATCTTCAAAATTGCCATTACCAAACGATTCCACCACACATCCTTTTAGCTACAGGGCTGATACAGCCTTCTGTGACTTGGAGATGA
- the APOBEC1 gene encoding C->U-editing enzyme APOBEC-1 isoform X1 — protein sequence MTSEKGPSTGDPTLRRRIEPWEFDIFYDPRELRKEACLLYEIKWGMSRKIWRSSGKNTTNHVEVNFIEKLTSERRFHSSVSCSVTWFLSWSPCWECSQAIREFLSQHPGVTLVIYVARLFWHTDQQNRQGLRDLVNSGVTIQIMRASEYYHCWRNFVNYPPGEEAHWPRYPPLWMMLYALELHCIILSLPPCLKISRRWQNHLTFFRLHLQNCHYQTIPPHILLATGLIQPSVTWR from the exons ATGACTTCTGAGAAAG GTCCTTCAACAGGTGACCCCACTCTGAG GAGAAGAATCGAACCCTGGGAGTTTGACATCTTCTATGACCCCAGAGAACTTCGTAAAGAGGCCTGTCTGCTCTACGAAATCAAGTGGGGCATGAGCCGGAAGATCTGGCGAAGCTCAGGCAAAAACACCACCAATCACGTGGAagttaattttatagaaaaattgacGTCAGAAAGACGTTTTCACTCATCCGTCAGCTGCTCCGTCACCTGGTTCTTGTCCTGGAGTCCCTGCTGGGAGTGCTCCCAGGCGATTAGAGAGTTTTTGAGTCAGCACCCTGGTGTGACTCTGGTGATCTATGTAGCACGGCTTTTTTGGCATACGGATCAACAAAATCGACAAGGTCTCAGGGACCTCGTTAACAGTGGAGTAACTATTCAGATTATGAGAGCATCAG AGTATTATCACTGCTGGAGGAATTTTGTCAACTACCCACCTGGGGAAGAAGCTCACTGGCCACGATATCCACCTCTGTGGATGATGTTGTATGCACTGGAGCTGCACTGCATAATTCTA AGTCTTCCACCCTGTTTGAAGATTTCAAGAAGATGGCAAAATCATCTTACATTTTTCAGACTGCATCTTCAAAATTGCCATTACCAAACGATTCCACCACACATCCTTTTAGCTACAGGGCTGATACAGCCTTCTGTGACTTGGAGATGA
- the APOBEC1 gene encoding C->U-editing enzyme APOBEC-1 isoform X2 produces MTPEEEVQRQSTMTSEKGPSTGDPTLRRRIEPWEFDIFYDPRELRKEACLLYEIKWGMSRKIWRSSGKNTTNHVEVNFIEKLTSERRFHSSVSCSVTWFLSWSPCWECSQAIREFLSQHPGVTLVIYVARLFWHTDQQNRQGLRDLVNSGVTIQIMRASEYYHCWRNFVNYPPGEEAHWPRYPPLWMMLYALELHCIILSLPPCLKISRRWQNHLTFFRLHLQNCHYQTIPPHILLATGLIQPSVTWR; encoded by the exons ATGACTCCAGAGGAAGAAGTCCAGAGACAGAGCACCATGACTTCTGAGAAAG GTCCTTCAACAGGTGACCCCACTCTGAG GAGAAGAATCGAACCCTGGGAGTTTGACATCTTCTATGACCCCAGAGAACTTCGTAAAGAGGCCTGTCTGCTCTACGAAATCAAGTGGGGCATGAGCCGGAAGATCTGGCGAAGCTCAGGCAAAAACACCACCAATCACGTGGAagttaattttatagaaaaattgacGTCAGAAAGACGTTTTCACTCATCCGTCAGCTGCTCCGTCACCTGGTTCTTGTCCTGGAGTCCCTGCTGGGAGTGCTCCCAGGCGATTAGAGAGTTTTTGAGTCAGCACCCTGGTGTGACTCTGGTGATCTATGTAGCACGGCTTTTTTGGCATACGGATCAACAAAATCGACAAGGTCTCAGGGACCTCGTTAACAGTGGAGTAACTATTCAGATTATGAGAGCATCAG AGTATTATCACTGCTGGAGGAATTTTGTCAACTACCCACCTGGGGAAGAAGCTCACTGGCCACGATATCCACCTCTGTGGATGATGTTGTATGCACTGGAGCTGCACTGCATAATTCTA AGTCTTCCACCCTGTTTGAAGATTTCAAGAAGATGGCAAAATCATCTTACATTTTTCAGACTGCATCTTCAAAATTGCCATTACCAAACGATTCCACCACACATCCTTTTAGCTACAGGGCTGATACAGCCTTCTGTGACTTGGAGATGA